ATGCAGGCCCGCGCCGCCGAGGATTTGCTGCGCATGGTCAGCGAAGGCCTGGGCAAGAATGGCCTGACCTTCGATGGCGCCCGCTCTTATGTCACGCCGCGCCGTCTGGTGCTGGTGATCGAAGGCTTGCCCACAGCCGGCCCCGACGTGTCGGAAGAAAAGCGTGGCCCTCGCGTCGGCGCCCCCGAACAGGCCATGGCCGGCTTCCTGTCGTCCACCGGCATGGCGCTGGAGCAGTTGGAAAAGCGCGATACCGGCAAGGGCGAATTCTATTTCGCCATCATCAACAAAAAGGGCCGCCCGACGGTGGACGCCGCCAAGGAGGTCATCGAGGCCGCCATGGCCGATTTCCCCTGGCCCAAGTCGCAGCGTTGGGGGGCCGAGACGGTGCGCTGGGTGCGCCCGCTGCAATCCATCTTGTGCCTGTTCGCGGGTGCCGTGGTGCCGGTGAGCTTCGGCCCCATCACCGCCGGCAACGTGTCGCGCGGCCATCGCTTCCTCGCCCCCGCCGACTTCACCGTTACCGATTTCGCCGATTATTCCACCAAGCTGGCTGCCGCCAAGGTGGTTCTCGACCCGGTGGAACGTCGCCATGCCATCCTGCGTCAGGCCGAGGAAGCCGCCGCCGCCGCCGGCTTCGCCTTGCGCGCCGATGACGGGCTGCTGGCCGAGGTCACCGGGCTGGTGGAATATCCCAATGTCATGATCGGCGTCATCGACGACAAGTTCATGGCGGTGCCGCAAGAGGTGCTGATCACCTCCATGCGTTCGCACCAGAAGTATTTTTCGCTGTTGAAGGCCGATGGTTCGCTGGCGCCCCGCTTCCTGGTGGTGTCCAACATGGAAACCACCGACAACGGCGCCGCCATCACCGCCGGCAACCAGCGGGTCTTGCGGGCGCGATTGTCCGATGCCGCCTTCTTCTGGGACACCGACCGCAAGCAGCGGCTGGACTCGCGCCTGCCCAAGCTGGCCGAGCGTCTGTTCTATGCCAAGCTCGGCACCATGGCCGACAAGGTCGAGCGCATGGCCATCCTGGCCCGCCACCTGACCGCCTTCGTCGAGGCCGCCCATGCCGACGAGGCCGAGCGCGCCGCCCGCTTGGCCAAGGCCGATCTGTCCACCGAAATGGTCGGCGAGTTCCCCGAATTGCAGGGGATCATGGGCCGCTATTACGCCCTGAACGACGGCGAGACTCCGGCGGTGGCCGATGCCATCGCCGGCCATTACGCCCCGCAAGGGCCGTCGGATTCGGTCCCCACCGCGCCGCTCACCATCTGCGCCGCCTTGGCCGACAAGATCGATTCCCTGGTCGGTTTCTTCGCCATCGACGAAAAGCCGACCGGTTCCAAGGACCCGTTCGCGCTGCGCCGGGCCGCCTTGGGCGTCATCCGGCTGGTGGTGGAAAACAATCTGCGCCTGCCGTTGTTCGCCGTGCTCCAGTTCGCCCATTCGCTTTACAAGCCGGGTGTGTTGTCGGCGGACCCCAGGATGGTCGCCAATGATTTGCTGGACTTTTTCGCCGACCGCATGAAGGTGCATCTGAAGGAAAAGGGCGTGCGCCACGATCTGGTCAACGCCATCTTCGCCCTGGGCGACGAGGATGATCTGGTCCGCCTGCTGGCCCGCGTCGATGCCTTGGCCGACTTCCTCTCTTCGGATGACGGCTCTAATCTTCTGATCGCATATCGCCGGGCGGCGAATATTGTTAAGATTGAGGAAAAGAAGGACGGCACCAGCTTTGCCGGCCCCGCCGACGTCTCGCGCTTGAAAGAGCCCGAGGAACAGGCCCTGGGGCAGGCCTTGGCGCCGGCGCGCGATGCCCTGGCCCATGCGTTGAAGGCGGAGGATTTCGCCGATGCCATGGCCGCCCTGGCCCAGTTGCGCCGACCGGTGGATGCCTTCTTCGACAAGGTGACGGTCAATGCCGACCAGGCTGAGTTGCGTGTGAACCGCCTGAAATTGTTGGCAGAAATCGGGGCCGCCATGGGCGAGGTCGCCGATTTCTCCAAGGTCGAAGGCTAACAATCGGTCAAGGGCGGGGGCATACCCCTGCCGCAAGCGAGCGATCGCCCCCTGGGGGCCGGAAGCGTTGAAAAGGACAATGCCATGAGCAAATGGGTCTACAGCTTCGGTGGTGGCCGTGCCGAGGGGCGCGCCGACATGAAGAACCTGCTGGGGGGCAAAGGCGCCAATCTGGCGGAAATGGCCAATCTGGGCATTCCGGTACCGCCCGGCTTCACCATCCCGACCGAGGTGTGCACCTATTACTACGCCAACGGCAATGCCTATCCGGCGGAACTGACCGAACAGGTGACCGAAGCCCTGGTCCGGGTGGAAGAAATCATGGACGCCAAGTTCGGCGATGCCGCCAACCCGCTGTTGGTGTCGGTGCGCTCGGGCGCGCGGGCCTCCATGCCCGGCATGATGGACACCATCTTGAACCTGGGTCTCAACGACGTGTCGGTCGAGGGTCTGGCCAAGCGCTCGGGCGATGCCCGTTTCGCCTACGATTCCTATCGCCGCTTCATCCAGATGTATTCCGACGTGGTGCTGGGGGTCGAGCACCATCACTTCGAGGACATCCTGGAAGAGGCCAAGAGCGATCGCGATATCACCTTGGACACCGAACTGACCGCCGACGACTGGAAGAAGGTGGTGGGCAAGTACAAGGACAAGGTACTGGCCGAATTGGGCACGCCCTTCCCGCAGGACGTCCACGACCAGTTGTGGGGCGCCGTCGGCGCCGTGTTCGGCTCGTGGATGAACCAGCGCGCCATCACCTATCGCCGTCTGCACGACATCCCGGAAATCTGGGGCACCGCCGTCAACGTTCAGGCCATGGTGTTCGGCAACATGGGCGACGATTGCTGTACCGGCGTCTGTTTCACCCGTGATCCCAGCAACGGCGACAACGATTTCTATGGCGAGTTCCTGGTCAACGCCCAGGGCGAGGACGTGGTCGCCGGCATCCGCACCCCGCAGCAGCTGACCAAGCATGGCCGCGAGTTGCAGCACTCGGACCTGCCCAGCATGGAAGAGGTGATGCCCGAGGTGTTCCGCGAGCTGAACGCCATCCGTCATAAGCTGGAAGCCCATTACAAAGACATGCAGGACATGGAATTCACGGTGCAGCAAAAGCGCCTGTGGATGCTGCAAACCCGCACCGGCAAGCGGACCACCAATGCCGCCTTGAAGATCGCCGTCGATATGGCGCGTGAAGGCCTGATCACCCGCAAGGAAGCCATCGGTCGTATCGACCCGGCGGCCTTGGACCAGTTGCTGCACCCGACCCTCGACCCCAAGGCCGCCCGCGACCTGCTGGCCCGTGGCCTGCCGGCCAGCCCCGGCGCCGCCTCGGGCAAGGTGGTGTTCTCGGCCGAAGACGCCGAAATCTGGGTCAAGGACAAGAAAGAGCAGGTCATCCTGGTCCGCATCGAGACCAGCCCGGAAGACATCGGCGGCATGCACGTGTCGGAAGGCATCCTGACCACCCGCGGCGGCATGACCAGCCACGCGGCGGTGGTGGCTCGCGGCATGGGTACGCCCTGCGTCGCCGGTTGCGGTGAAATCCGCGTCGATTACGCCGCCAAGACCCTGAAGGTGGCAGGCCGCGTGGTGCGCGAAGGCGAGATCATCACCATCGACGGCGGTACCGGCGAGGTGTTCGCCGGCGCCGTCCCGACCATTCAGCCGGAACTGACCGGCGATTTCGCCACCTTGATGGAATGGGTCGACACCATCCGGACCCTGAAGGTGCGCGCCAATGCCGAAACCCCGGTGGACGCGGCCACCGCCCGCAAGTTCGGCGCCGAAGGCATCGGCCTGTGCCGGACCGAGCACATGTTCTTCGACCCCGAACGCATCTTGGTGGTGCGCGAGATGATCCTGGCCGAGACGGAAAAGGGCCGGCGCGCTGCCCTGGCCAAGCTGCTGCCGTTCCAGCGCCAGGATTTCGTCGATCTGTTCAACATCATGCAGGGCCTGCCGGTGACCATCCGCCTGCTCGACCCGCCGCTGCATGAATTCCTGCCCCACACCGATGCCGAAATCGCCGAGGTGGCCCAGGCCGCCGGGGTCGAGGCCAGCGTCGTCGCCGCCCGCAATGCCAGTTTGCATGAAAGCAACCCCATGCTCGGCCATCGCGGCTGCCGCCTGGGCATCACCTACCCGGAAATCTACGAGATGCAGGCCCGTGCCATTTTCGAGGCGGCGGTGCAGGTGTCGCGCGAGACCGGGCGCACGGTGACCCCGGAAATCATGATCCCGCTGGTCGGCGCCAAGAAGGAACTGGACCTGATGAAGGCGGCCATCGACAAGGTGGCGGGCGAGGTCTTCGCCGAGGCCAGCTATCAGCTCAAATACATGGTCGGCACCATGATCGAGCTGCCCCGTGCCGCCCTGCTGGCCGGCCAGATCGCTGAAAGCGCCGAGTTCTTCTCGTTCGGCACCAACGATCTGACCCAAACCACCTTCGGCATGAGCCGCGACGATTCCGGCCCGTTCCTGGAAGTCTACCGGGCCAAGGGCATCTATGAGCACGACCCCTTCGCCCAGCTCGATCAGCAAGGCGTGGGCGAGTTGGTCAAGATCGCCTCTGAACGCGGTCGCGCCGCCCGTCCCGGCCTGAAGCTGGGCATTTGCGGCGAACATGGCGGCGACCCCAGCTCCATCGCCTTCTGCCAATCGGTCGGCCTGGATTACGTGTCGTGCTCGCCCTACCGCGTGCCTATCGCCCGTCTGGCCGCGGCGCAAGCCGCCCTGGGCGACAGCAAGGGCAGCGGCATGCATTGATCTGCCGTTTGAGTGGTGATGTGGAAACCCCGGTCGGAAACGACCGGGGTTTTTCATTGACTGCCGTGTCGTAACCATATAGGTTACGTAACCAATAAGGTTGCACAGACAGCCGCCCTGGGAGGAACTTCAAATAGCCGGAGACGGTTCTGGAGATTCCGAGAATGATAATTCGTATCCGCCATAAGGGTCTTAGAGAGCTCTTTGAAACAGGCCGCAGCAAGCGTATCGACGTCCGTTTTCACAACAAGATCATCGACCTGCTGGATATGTTGGACGCAGCCACTGGGCCGAAGGATTTGGTCAGGGTGGCCGACTTCCATGGCTTGATCGGCGACCGTCAGGGGCAATATTCCATGCATGTGAACGGCAATTGGGTGCTGACCTTCCGTTTCGACGATGGTGGCGTGGTGGATGTGGATTTCGAGGACTACCATTAGGTGGACAATGTCATGACCGACCAGATTCCCCTTGTCCGCAATCGCCGCCCGCGCGAGCCCGGTTATCTGCTGGCGACCTATTATCTGGAGCCGCGCGGCATCAGTGTCACCCGTTTCGCCCAGGCCGCCGGTCTGACCCGCAAGCATGTCAGCAATATCATCCATGGCCACGCCTCGGTGACGCCGGAAACGGCGGTGCGCTTCGCCCTGGTGCTGGGGACCGAGCCGCACTATTGGTTGAACCTGCAAAATGCCGTCGATCTGTTCGATGCCCGGCAGCGGGTGCAAAGCAACCCGACGCTTGAGGTTGGGGCATTCGCCCTGCCGGCGGCTGAGTAAGACTCTTCCCAGCCTCGGGGCAACTCGTTACCTTGCCGCGCCATGATCGCTGCCCCATCCTTTGAGCCCCTGACCCGCGTGCAATCACAGCCGTCGCGCTGGCGCCATCTGGCGCCGGTGCTGTCGGTGCTGCTGCATGTGCTGCTGGCCTTGGTGTGGATGGGCTTTCCGCTGCCCGATCTGCCCGAAACCGCGCCCGAGCCGCAGGCGGTCACCGTCGATCTGGTGCCGCCACCACCACCACCCGCCGCCGCCAAGGATGGCGGCGCCCCGGCGGCCAAGCCGGGGACCGAGGGCAAGCCCATTCCGCAACTGGCGGAAGGCGATCTGGCGGAAAAATCGACGCCGGTATCGGAAAGCCAAAGCCCCAAGCCGGCTCAGCCCGACCCGGTGGCCGCCGTGCCGGCGCCCAAGCAAAAAAAGCCGGCGCCGGTCAATCAGAACGAACGTGACTGGGTGTTGTCGCGGGTGTTGCGGCACTGGCGACCGCCGGCGGGGCTGTCGGCCTATGACAAGGCTGATATCAGCCTGCGGGTCAAGGTTTTGGCTGACGGCCATTTTTCCGACATCTATGATTCAAGGCGGCGCTGGAATCCGGTCGAGGTGTTCGACGGCTATCAGACCTTGCCGGCCAACGCCATCCAGCGCCGCATCATCGATGCCATCTACACGGCTATTCGCAAGGCGCAGCCGCTGCCGTTGCCGGAAGCCCTGAGACAGAAGGCGCCGTTTGATCTAAGGTTGGATTTCCGTTTCAAGGATGCGCGCTGAAGGGGGAGGGGAATGAGCTCGGCACCGAAACTTGAACGCTTCAGCACCGACGGCATCACCGTTCTGGTGGTCGAGGATGACGAAACCACCCGATCCTTGCTGGTGCGCATGTTGAAAACCATGGGGGCAAGCCAGGTCTATGAGGCCAGCCATGGCGGCGATGGTTTGCGACTGGCCTGGGAAATGAAGCCGACCATCGCCGTCTGTGACATCGACATGGCGCCGGTGGATGGTCTGTCGTTTCTGGGTGGCGTCAGGGGGGCGCTCGAGCCCAAGGTTTCGGCACTGCCGGTGGTGATGTTTACCGCCACCAAGGACAGCGCCGCCATGGAGAAGGCCAAGGCGCTGGGGGTCCAGGGCTATCTGTTGAAGCCGTTCAATCCCAAGGGCTTCGCCACCTATATGTGCGACATCGTCGCCAAGCACCATAAAACCGACTGGGGCGGCATGGGCGCGCCGCAGGCGGCGGGGGAAGAAAAAGAAAAAGAAAAAGAAAAAGAAAAAACCTAGCGGCCGTTGCGGTTCAGCAGATGGCTTTTGAACCCCAGATCATGGCGGATGATGTGTTCCACCAAACCCGTACGCACCTTCAGCAGCGACTGGGCGAAGCCGTTATCGTGGGCTGAGACATAAAGCGGTGTGATCAGCCAGCGCAGGTGGTTGTGCTCCTGCCTGTGGCCATGGGTTTCGGGGTAGCCGATCTCGTCGAACACCCGTTCCTCGGTGTTGAAGTGGTGGGTCATCATCGCCACCACGTCCTCATCCAGCAGGCGCCGGCGGGCCGAGGCACTGTCGAAGGCGGTCAGGCAGCACAACTCGTTGCACAAATCGATCATGGAACGATGCTCGGAATCGATGTCGGCGTCGTCGATGGCGAAAGACGCCAACCACGGAACCGGCCGCAATAGGCTGTCGCGGTATACGGCGGACACTGGAATTTCTCCCCACTGCTGCGGGTGCGAATAAAAGACAGTGTAAAAGAGTCCTGGCGACAACGGCAAAGGAAAATATGCGTTTCTCGGGTATGTCTTTGGTTGTTGGTGATTCTACCTCCGGCGTTCATTCCTCCCATCCCGGCTTGCTGCTTTCCCGCTCGGCCTGGGTCCGGCACAGGCCGATATCGGCCAGCAGCCGGTCGTCCAGCCGAGCCAGGGCACGGCGCTGCTGCGTCCGTTCAATCCAGGTCATGATAAGGTCAATCCGGTCGGCAAGCGTGTATCCAGCCGATGCTATGGGGATTATTGAACCCATCCAATTTAGAAAAGCCATGATATTGACTCCGTGTCATGTGACATTGAATCAATGATTGACGGGGGTGTGGAGTCAATTGCATTATTGCCACCATGTCAAATTGGCTCCCTGATCTGTCGGTTCATGCCGGCCCCAAATACCGTGCCATCGTCGATGCCATCGCCGCCGACGTGGATGCCCGCCGGCTGTTGCCCGGCACCCGCATGCCCACCCATCGTGATCTGGCCTGGCGGCTGAAGGTGACGGTGGGCACCGTCGCCCGCGCCTATACCGAGGCCGAGCGTCTGGGTCTGTTGTCGGGGGAAGTGGGGCGCGGCACCTTCGTCACCGATCCCGAACGTCAGGATAGCGGCCTGGGGCAATATCTGGCGGTGGCCTGGGCGCCCCATCCCGGCATCATCAACATGGCGGTCAACCGCCCGTCGGGCGATCAGGGCGCCTGGGCGGTGGGGCCGGTGCTGGCGCAATTGGCACGACGGCCCGATTTGCCGCAATTGCTGTCCTACAATCTCGAAGTGGTGGCCCAGCGTCACCGTACCGCCGGACAGAAATGGCTGAAACTGGAAGGGGCCGAGGTGCCGGTCGAGCAGGTGTCGGTTACCGCCGGCAGTCAGCAGGCCCTGGTCGCCGCCATCGCCACCCTGACCCGTCCCGGCGACACCATCCTGGCCGAGGAATACACCTATCCCGGTTTCAAATCGGCGGTGTCCATGCTGGGCCGCTCCCTGGCCGGGGTGATGATGGATGATGGCGGCCTGATCCCCGACGAAGTCGAGCGCGGCTTCGCCCGTGGTGCCCGCCTGCTGTACACCACCGCCACGGTGCAGAACCCGACCACCGCCACCTTGTCGGAAGACCGCCGCCGGGCCATCGCCGAGGCGGCACGGCGCCACGACGCCTTCATCCTGGAAGACGGGGTGCATCGTTTTCTCGATCCCCTTGCCCCCCAGCCCATTCTGGTCCATGCGCCGGAACGCACCCTTTATCTGACCACCTTGTCGAAAAGCGTGACGCCGGGCTTGCGCTGTTCGTTCTCGGCCTTGCCGCTGGCGGTCAAGCCGCGCTTCGACGCCGCCATCGGCGCCTTGTCCCTGGCCTTGCCGGTGCCGCTGTTGGAAGCCGCCTGCATGCTGATCGACGACGGCACCGCCCAGGAGGCGGCGGAGCGTCAGCGCCGCGATGCCCTGGCCCGCATCGCTTTGGCCGGCCAAATCCTGGGGATCGATAATCCGCGTCCAGCTTTCAATGTCTGGCTGCCCATGACCCTGCCGTGGACATCGTCGGCCTTCGTCGCCGAGGCGGCGCGACGGGCGGTCAGCCTGCCGCCCACCGATTCCTTCGCCATCGGGCGCCCGCACATGGATGGCGTGCGGGCCTCGGTCACCGCGCCGCCAGACCTGGAGACCCTGGCCCAGGCCTTGCGCATCCTGGCGGAATTGTTGGCCTGCGGCAGTGCCCCCTTGGCGATGACGGTATAATGTCACTGGCCTTCGTCAGGGGCTGATGCCACCTTGGGCGGATGAATCCAAGCTACGCGGAAACCCTGCGCACCTTTCTGCGCATCGGCCTGTTGTCGTTCGGCGGTCCCGCCGGTCAGATCGCCACCATGCATCGCATTCTGGTGGATGAAAAACGCTGGCTGGACGAGCCGCGTTTTCTTCATGCCCTTAATTTCTGCATGTTGTTGCCGGGGCCGGAAGCGCAGCAATTGGCCACCTATTCCGGCTGGCTGCTGCACGGCACCCGGGGTGGGCTGGCGGCGGGCATTCTGTTCGTGCTGCCCGGCTTCCTGGTCATGCTGGCCTTGGCGTCGCTTTATGCCGGCTTCACCCATGTGCAGGTGGTCCAGGGCCTGTTCCTGGGCCTGAAGCCAGCGGTGCTGGCGGTGGTGGTGCAGGCGGGTTTGCGTATCGGCAAACGGGCGCTTTTGGACACTTGGGCGCGCGGGTTGGCCTTGGTTTCGTTCCTGGCTATCTTCGCATTTGGCGTACCCTTTCCGCTGATCGTGCTGGCCGCCGGGCTGGCCGGCTGGCTGCGCGGGCAGGGCGGCGCGGTACCGCCGCCGGCACCCAAGGCTGGCAACACCCTGGGCACGGCCTTGTTGTGGCTGCTGCTGTGGCTGGCCCCGGTGGCGCTGGCCTGGGCCTATGGTCAGGGCGCCTTCGCCACCATCGGGCTGTTTTTCGCCAAGCTGGCGGTAGTGACCTTCGGCGGCGCCTATGCGGCGCTGTCTTACGTGGCGCAGCAGGCGGTGGAACATCACGGTTGGGTCAGTGCCGGCGAAATGCTGGACGGTTTGGGGTTGGCGGAAACCACGCCCGGTCCGCTGGTGCTGGTCAACCAGTTCGTCGGTTTCCTCGCCGGCTATCGCCAGCCCGGCGGCCTCAATCCATGGCTGGGCGGGGTGTTGGCGGCCAGCCTGACCGTGTGGGTGACCTTCGTCCCCAGTTTCCTATGGATCTTCGCCGGCGCCCCCCATGTGGAACGCCTGCGCGGTCATGCTGCCCTGTCGTCGGCGCTGTCGGCGATCACCGCCGCCGTGGTCGGCGTCATCTTCAATCTGGCGTTGTGGTTCGCCCTGCATGTGGCCTTCGCCCGTTTCGACGGCAATTGGCCGGTGTGGGGCAGCGCCCAGCCGCTGCAACTGGCCTTGGCGGCGGGGGCCATGATCGCCATGCTGCGTTTCAAGCTGGGCATGCTGCCGGTGTTGGGGGTTTGCGCCGCTGTCGGCGCGGTGGCCAGTCTGGTTTAAACCAGCGGCTTGCCGTCCCAACGCTTGGCCAGCAGCAGGGCCAGGGCGAAACCGGCCACCGACAAGGCGGACATGACCAGGAAGGCGCCGCCGCCCATGCCGTCGTACAGGCGTCCGGCCAGCGGGCTCATCAAGCCCGGTGCCGCCCCCATGGCCACCGCCGACAGCATGCCCTGAGCCCGGGCCGACAGGCTGTGCGGAACGGCGCGGGTAATGAAATGCATGGCCCCCAGATGGGCGCAGCCGAAGGTGGCGGCATGCAGAAGCTGGGCGATGGCCAGGGCCGGCACGGCGGTGACGCTGCCCAGGGCCAGCCAGCGAAGGATGCCGGCGGCGGTGGCGATGATCAACAATTTGCCCGGCCCCAATTTACCCACCACCCAGCCGGAGAAGGCGAACAGCAGCACCTCGGCGATAACCCCTTCCGCCCACAGCAGGCCGATGGTATTGCCGTCGATGCCCGCCGCCTGCCAATGGATGGTGGCGAAGGCGTAATAGACGGTGTGCGAGGCGCTGCCCAGACTGGCGACGGCGAGAAAGGCGAGAAAGGCCGGATGTTTCAGCAACGGCCAGATCGGCGTGCGGCGGTCGCTTCTGGCCGAGATGGCGGTCGAGGCCGGCAGCGACCAGCACGACAAGGTGGTCAAGGCCAGGGCGGCGGCCACCACCCACACCAGCACCGGCGGCGGCTGGCTGGTCATCAACGCCCCGGTGGCGATGGCGCTGGCGATGAAGCTGAGCGACCCCCACAGGCGCAGTCGGCCATAATCCAGGCGTTGGCGCTGGCTTTCCATCATGGACAGGCTTTCGCCCAGGGGGAAGATGCCCGACCACAGCCCCACCGCCAGCACCGTCACCGCCAGGATCGGCCAAAAGCCGTCGGTCAGGGTGAACAGCAGCCAGATGGCGGTCGCCGCCCCGGCCAGGATCAGCATGGGCTTGCGGCGGTCGCCGTGGCGGTCGACCAGATGGCCGACGCTGGGACTGACCATGATCTTGGTCAGATAGGTCGCCGCCATGATCAGACCGATATCGGTCGGCCCCAATCCCTTGTCCTTCAGCCACAGGGGCCAGAACGGCATGTGGGCGCCCACCGCCGTGAACAGGGCGGCGTAATAGAACGACAGACGCAGGGCGGTACCGGTGCGCTGGTTCATGGTGACGGCGGGAACAAGGGCGACAGGGCGATGCGGCGCTCGGCCAGATCCAGCACGCATTCATCCGAGGCGAGGAAGCGGTATTCCACCTCGCGCTGATGGGTCAGGCTGTCGGCGGCGACCAGTTCGGCATCCACCAGACCGGGATGCACCATCATCAGGCAACGCGGGCCGGGATGGCTGGTGAAACGGCTGAACAGGCGGGCGAAGGCGATACGCCCGGAAAAGTCATAGACTCCCCGGAACGACTGGTTGTGCGGAATGCCCATCCGTTCCAGCCGGCGGCGGAAGCCGCGGCCCAGTTCGGAAATGACCAGGGCGCGCACCGGCGACACCCCACGGGCCAGGATCGACAGGGGCGCCTCGGCGCAGGACCGCACCCACCCCTTGCCGCCCAGGCGCCGGCGCCACAGGTCGACCACCACATCGGCGATGATCGGCAATTGATGCACGTGGTGGTGACCGTCGAGGAAATCGGGGGCGCGACCGAAATGTGCTTCAAAGGCATCGAGCTGGCGGGTGATCTCTGCGGCGATTTCCGCTCGGTCCAGCCGCCGGGCCAAGGCCCGCTTCAACAGCGTGCCCAAGGCCGGCAATTTACCATGCGGGGCCAGATCGGGCATGGCCCCCAGGGGCGTCTGATCGGTCAAGGTGATGTGCAGGCCGATCTCGGCCATGCCGTCCAGCGGTTTCAAGGCGGCGGCGGCCTCGGGCCAATGGCGGCTGCTGGTCATGCAGCCGGTGGCCTGCAACCGCCCCAGGGCGATCAGGTGACGGATGGCGGCGCTGACCCCCGGGGCCAGACCGTAATCATCGGCGCACAAGGTGATGCGGTGGCCGAGATTGACCGCCTGACCGCTTTTGTCCACAGTACCGCCCATCCTTGATCCTTCGTGGTGTGCCATGACCGAAAGCGCCGAAAAGCCCGTTGCCCCGGTTCTGTCCCTGGTGGTGCCCATGTTCAACGAGGCGGGTAACCTGGACAGATTGTTCGACCGGTTGGCCCAGGTGATGGCCGATCTGGGCGAAAGTTACGAAATCGTCTGTGTCGATGACGGCAGCCGCGACGACACCGTCGCCCGGGCGCTGGAGCATCGCCGCCGCGACCCTAGGATAAAGGTGGTGGAACTGTCGCGCAACTTCGGCAAGGAACTGGCCCTGACCGCCGGGCTGCGCCACACCAGCGGTCAGGCGGTGGTGATGATCGACGCCGATTTGCAGCATCCGCCGGAAGTCATCAAGGACATGATGCGGGAATGGCGCCAGGGCTTTGAAATGGTCATCGCCGTGCGCCGCGACCGCGACGACGAAAGTGCGGTCAAACGGCTGGCGGCCAAGGTCTTCTACGAGGTGTTCGGGCGGGTGTCGGAAGTGCGGCTGCCGCCGGGGGCCGGCGATTTCCGCCTGCTCGACCGCAAGGTGGTCAAGGTGCTGAACGCCATGCCGGAACATGCCCGTTTCATGAAGGGGCTTTATGCCTGGGTTGGCTTCCGTCAGACCATCATCCCCTTCGACGTGGCCGAGCGCGCCCATGGCGAAACCAAGTTCAACCTGTTCCGGCTGTGGCGGCTGGCCGTCGACGGGATTACCTCGTTCACCTCGCTGCCGCTCAAGGTGTGGACCTTCATGGGTATGCTGGTGGCCAGCTTCGCCTTGTTGTACGGCCTGTTGTTCATCGTCAAGACACTGATTTTAGGCATCGACGTACCCGGCTATCCGTCGCTGATCGTTGCCATCACCTTCTTCTCCGGCGTGCAATTGATCAGTCTGGGGGTGATCGGCGAATATCTGGGCCGCGTCTTCGCCGAGGTGAAGAACCGCCCGTTGTTCGTGGTGCGCGAGGCCCATGGTTGTGGTGACGATGTTGACAAGGAATAGCTAAAAGCCCATATCCACCTAAAGCTTATGGAAAGGTGGGGAAATGCTGTCCAGCAAAGCCAAATACGGCCTGAAGGCCATGGTCTATCTGGCGCGCCACGCCGATGACGGCTCGGTGCTAATCGCCGACATCGCCGAGGCCGAATCCATCCCCAAGAAGTTCCTGGATGCGATCCTGCTGGAACTGAAGAACCGCGGCTATCTGTCGTCGAAAAAGGGCAAGGGCGGCGGCTATACCCTGGCCAAGCCGGCCCAGCAGATCATGGTCGGCGACATCGTCCGCGTGCTCGATGGCCCGTTGGCGCCGGTGCAATGCGTGTCGCGCACCGCCTATCGCCGCTGTGACGATTGCCGCGACGAAGCCGGATGCGCGGTACGCGCGGTGATGGGCGAGGTGCGCGACGCCATCGCCGCCATCTTGGACAACACCACCTTGGCCGACATGGCCTTCAGCAAGAAGGCCGAGCCGGTGCTGATGTACGATATCTGATCACCTCTATCCGCCGGCCAGGATATCGCGCAGCTTGAC
This is a stretch of genomic DNA from Magnetospirillum gryphiswaldense MSR-1 v2. It encodes these proteins:
- a CDS encoding HigA family addiction module antitoxin translates to MTDQIPLVRNRRPREPGYLLATYYLEPRGISVTRFAQAAGLTRKHVSNIIHGHASVTPETAVRFALVLGTEPHYWLNLQNAVDLFDARQRVQSNPTLEVGAFALPAAE
- a CDS encoding response regulator is translated as MSSAPKLERFSTDGITVLVVEDDETTRSLLVRMLKTMGASQVYEASHGGDGLRLAWEMKPTIAVCDIDMAPVDGLSFLGGVRGALEPKVSALPVVMFTATKDSAAMEKAKALGVQGYLLKPFNPKGFATYMCDIVAKHHKTDWGGMGAPQAAGEEKEKEKEKEKT
- a CDS encoding type II toxin-antitoxin system RelE/ParE family toxin, producing the protein MIIRIRHKGLRELFETGRSKRIDVRFHNKIIDLLDMLDAATGPKDLVRVADFHGLIGDRQGQYSMHVNGNWVLTFRFDDGGVVDVDFEDYH
- the glyS gene encoding glycine--tRNA ligase subunit beta, whose translation is MAELLLEIFSEEIPARMQARAAEDLLRMVSEGLGKNGLTFDGARSYVTPRRLVLVIEGLPTAGPDVSEEKRGPRVGAPEQAMAGFLSSTGMALEQLEKRDTGKGEFYFAIINKKGRPTVDAAKEVIEAAMADFPWPKSQRWGAETVRWVRPLQSILCLFAGAVVPVSFGPITAGNVSRGHRFLAPADFTVTDFADYSTKLAAAKVVLDPVERRHAILRQAEEAAAAAGFALRADDGLLAEVTGLVEYPNVMIGVIDDKFMAVPQEVLITSMRSHQKYFSLLKADGSLAPRFLVVSNMETTDNGAAITAGNQRVLRARLSDAAFFWDTDRKQRLDSRLPKLAERLFYAKLGTMADKVERMAILARHLTAFVEAAHADEAERAARLAKADLSTEMVGEFPELQGIMGRYYALNDGETPAVADAIAGHYAPQGPSDSVPTAPLTICAALADKIDSLVGFFAIDEKPTGSKDPFALRRAALGVIRLVVENNLRLPLFAVLQFAHSLYKPGVLSADPRMVANDLLDFFADRMKVHLKEKGVRHDLVNAIFALGDEDDLVRLLARVDALADFLSSDDGSNLLIAYRRAANIVKIEEKKDGTSFAGPADVSRLKEPEEQALGQALAPARDALAHALKAEDFADAMAALAQLRRPVDAFFDKVTVNADQAELRVNRLKLLAEIGAAMGEVADFSKVEG
- the ppdK gene encoding pyruvate, phosphate dikinase → MSKWVYSFGGGRAEGRADMKNLLGGKGANLAEMANLGIPVPPGFTIPTEVCTYYYANGNAYPAELTEQVTEALVRVEEIMDAKFGDAANPLLVSVRSGARASMPGMMDTILNLGLNDVSVEGLAKRSGDARFAYDSYRRFIQMYSDVVLGVEHHHFEDILEEAKSDRDITLDTELTADDWKKVVGKYKDKVLAELGTPFPQDVHDQLWGAVGAVFGSWMNQRAITYRRLHDIPEIWGTAVNVQAMVFGNMGDDCCTGVCFTRDPSNGDNDFYGEFLVNAQGEDVVAGIRTPQQLTKHGRELQHSDLPSMEEVMPEVFRELNAIRHKLEAHYKDMQDMEFTVQQKRLWMLQTRTGKRTTNAALKIAVDMAREGLITRKEAIGRIDPAALDQLLHPTLDPKAARDLLARGLPASPGAASGKVVFSAEDAEIWVKDKKEQVILVRIETSPEDIGGMHVSEGILTTRGGMTSHAAVVARGMGTPCVAGCGEIRVDYAAKTLKVAGRVVREGEIITIDGGTGEVFAGAVPTIQPELTGDFATLMEWVDTIRTLKVRANAETPVDAATARKFGAEGIGLCRTEHMFFDPERILVVREMILAETEKGRRAALAKLLPFQRQDFVDLFNIMQGLPVTIRLLDPPLHEFLPHTDAEIAEVAQAAGVEASVVAARNASLHESNPMLGHRGCRLGITYPEIYEMQARAIFEAAVQVSRETGRTVTPEIMIPLVGAKKELDLMKAAIDKVAGEVFAEASYQLKYMVGTMIELPRAALLAGQIAESAEFFSFGTNDLTQTTFGMSRDDSGPFLEVYRAKGIYEHDPFAQLDQQGVGELVKIASERGRAARPGLKLGICGEHGGDPSSIAFCQSVGLDYVSCSPYRVPIARLAAAQAALGDSKGSGMH